In Pochonia chlamydosporia 170 chromosome Unknown PCv3seq00008, whole genome shotgun sequence, the following proteins share a genomic window:
- a CDS encoding heavy metal translocating P-type ATPase (similar to Coccidioides immitis RS XP_001239270.1) yields MGTGCCSSGGSNNAAPAAGSDQHHGDVDSHHAHSDHNHANHDHDHDHGHDHGHDHGHDHGHDHGHGSDSCAVEQPCTQEGECCDDDSCCDDSSLSETLACCSSNEEHCDEKCIVAAAALECEKTCEMDTLEQNATDGHKHQHDANGHHPHGACSSHLEKAFSQYSAYLESARCICRSVLERGWSTTCCANQPKKTSVKAVGNIPVGKTASFATGRKLHRHEGPHHHHEIRRRGKMAGHGEKKDSCCGPTKDSCCSDDAVGHATIELLDKDKAGGIIRSNERDVEKAEGLEHVALVVDGMTCSGCGNKMARTLGAITGVSSVKVNFVMGHAEFELDTSMNTPDDVIRAAEKATNFRCNRVTSDDQVLDVLATGPSAKALLDCTVKGVAAATMLNKNTVRLSYIPTTIGARELLEKVNDLTTGLAPPRDDPSISSGRKRLYDQLAKTIVAAVLTIPVVVLAWGDNLVEERTRALISIVLATLVQLIAIPDFYRPAIGALIHSGTIEMDMLVVISITAAYLYSIVAFGFRMAGNPLETSEFFETSTLLITLVILGRLVAAYARIRAVEAVSLRSLQSATAVIVENGKDREIDARLLQYGDKLKIGPHSTVPTDGTVVSGSSEIDESMLTGESVPVYKKTGDAVIAGTVNGTGTLVAQLTRLPGKNTVTDIAQLVEEAQNSKPKLQDYADRVASWFVPIVTAVAIVVVIVWLVVGFKVRHYNTGKSISNAITFAVATLAVSCPCALGLAVPMVLVIAGGIAARSGVIIKSAECTERARKVTDVVFDKTGTITEETLDVMEQVFLIDDEAAMSISKALVAGNKHPVSLAVAKYLDQRNVSAATLSDVHVIPGAGVEAKLNGAKLRAGNPKWTVTTAHDEVAHLQDRGMTLLVVTQDDAPVAIYGLRTRLREEAARVVSQLTSRKIAIHLVSGDQKRAVEMVASQVGIPNVASQCTPAEKRDYVVNLMTAGKTVMFVGDGTNDAVAVTQADVGVQLGSVLTASDVTRGAADVVLLNGLDGIPFLLDISGVSFRRMVFNFVWSAVYNVFAILLASGAFVKVRIPPAYAGLGEIVSVVPVIAAAMTMLLKKSKVSAPRA; encoded by the exons CGGACTCTTGTGCTGTTGAACAGCCCTGCACCCAGGAAGGCGAATGTTGCGACGACGACTCGTGCTGCGATGATTCTAGCCTCTCCGAAACTCTTGCGTGCTGTTCGTCCAACGAAGAGCACTGCGATG AAAAGTGTATCGTCGCAGCTGCTGCTCTAGAGTGTGAAAAGACGTGCGAGATGGATACGCTTGAGCAGAACG CTACCGACGGCCATAAACACCAGCACGATGCAAATGGCCATCACCCCCATGGAGCTTGTAGTTCTCATCTGGAGAAGGCCTTCAGTCAGTATAGCGCATATCTCGAATCTGCTCGCTGCATCTGTCGAAGTGTTCTCGAGCGAGGTTGGTCGACAACTTGCTGCGCAAACCAACCCAAAAAGACCTCCGTGAAGGCTGTTGGAAATATTCCTGTCGGCAAAACAGCATCGTTTGCTACTGGCCGCAAGCTCCACCGACACGAAggtcctcatcatcaccacgaGATCAGGCGCCGCGGCAAGATGGCGGGCCACGGCGAAAAGAAGGACTCCTGCTGCGGCCCGACCAAGGACAGCTGCTGCAGTGATGACGCCGTAGGTCATGCCACGATTGAACTgcttgacaaggacaaggccgGTGGAATTATTCGCTCAAATGAGCGCGATGTCGAAAAAGCCGAGGGACTGGAGCATGTTGCACTCGTTGTCGATGGCATGACTTGCTCGGGATGTGGTAACAAGATGGCCCGTACCCTCGGGGCCATCACTGGCGTGTCGTCCGTCAAAGTCAACTTTGTCATGGGCCACGCAGAATTTGAGCTTGATACGTCGATGAATACCCCCGACGACGTGATACGTGCGGCCGAAAAGGCGACAAATTTCCGCTGCAATCGCGTGACTAGCGACGATCAGGTTCTCGACGTTTTGGCAACTGGACCATCAGCCAAGGCGCTCCTGGATTGCACCGTAAAGGGCGTTGCTGCCGCCACCATGTTGAATAAGAATACGGTACGCCTCAGCTATATCCCAACCACAATCGGGGCAAGAGAGTTGCTTGAGAAGGTCAACGACCTGACCACGGGCCTGGCTCCGCCTCGCGATGACCCGTCCATTTCCAGTGGTCGCAAGAGACTCTACGATCAGCTTGCGAAGACCATCGTCGCTGCTGTCTTGACCATTCCCGTTGTTGTATTGGCATGGGGAGATAACCTTGTCGAAGAACGAACAAGGGCACTCATCTCCATTGTTTTAGCCACTTTGGTTCAGCTGATTGCCATTCCTGACTTTTATCGTCCAGCCATTGGTGCCCTGATCCATAGTGGCACGATTGAAATGGACATGCTTGTtgtcatcagcatcaccgcGGCTTACTTGTACTCCATTGTCGCTTTTGGATTCCGTATGGCTGGGAACCCTCTCGAAACGTCGGAATTCTTTGAGACCAGCACCCTTCTCATTACACTCGTGATTCTCGGGAGACTCGTAGCTGCCTATGCTCGCATCCGAgctgttgaggctgtgtCTTTGCGGTCTCTTCAGTCCGCAACGGCAGTCATTGTTGAAAACGGCAAGGATAGAGAGATTGATGCTCGCTTGCTGCAGTACGGAGATAAACTCAAAATTGGGCCTCACTCCACCGTTCCCACTGATGGAACTGTCGTCAGTGGCTCGAGTGAGATTGACGAGTCGATGTTAACTGGCGAAAGCGTTCCTGTTTACAAAAAGACAGGCGACGCGGTCATAGCTGGCACAGTCAACGGAACTGGTACGTTGGTTGCTCAACTGACTCGGCTTCCCGGCAAGAATACTGTGACGGATATTGCCCAACTTGTCGAGGAGGCACAGAACTCGAAGCCCAAGTTGCAGGATTATGCAGATCGCGTCGCAAGTTGGTTTGTGCCAATTGTCACCGCGGTTGCCATCGTTGTGGTAAttgtctggctggttgtCGGTTTCAAAGTTCGTCATTACAATACCGGCAAGTCCATTTCAAATGCAATCACGTTTGCCGTGGCGACCCTGGCTGTTTCTTGTCCGTGTGCCCTGGGTCTGGCTGTACCAATGGTCCTTGTCATTGCTGGAGGTATTGCGGCACGAAGTGGTGTCATTATCAAGTCTGCGGAGTGCACGGAGAGAGCGCGCAAGGTAACAGACGTTGTTTTTGACAAGACAGGCACCATTACCGAGGAAACGTTGGATGTCATGGAGCAGGTCTTCCTcattgatgacgaggcagcAATGTCCATATCGAAAGCGTTGGTCGCAGGGAACAAACATCCCGTGTCGCTTGCCGTTGCCAAGTACTTAGACCAACGCAATGTTTCGGCTGCGACTCTGAGCGACGTCCACGTCATTCCCGGGGCTGGAGTGGAAGCCAAACTCAATGGGGCGAAGCTTCGAGCAGGAAATCCGAAATGGACTGTAACCACCGCTCACGACGAGGTCGCCCATCTTCAAGACCGTGGAATGACGCTTTTGGTTGTTACTCAAGATGACGCGCCTGTTGCGATCTATGGCCTGCGCACTCGTCTTCGCGAGGAGGCTGCCCGGGTGGTTTCCCAGTTGACCAGTCGTAAAATTGCCATCCACCTAGTTTCTGGTGATCAGAAGCGGGCCGTTGAAATGGTTGCTTCTCAGGTCGGGATCCCAAATGTGGCGTCGCAATGCACGCCAGCCGAGAAGCGAGACTACGTCGTCAATTTGATGACTGCAGGCAAGACCGTCATGTTTGTTGGGGATGGCACCAACGACGCAGTTGCGGTAACGCAAGCAGATGTTGGCGTCCAGCTCGGCAGCGTTCTGACCGCCAGCGACGTTACTCGTGGCGCTGCCGATGTTGTTCTTCTGAACGGATTGGACGGCATTCCCTTCCTCTTGGACATCAGTGGTGTCAGTTTCCGCCGCATGGTGTTCAACTTTGTGTGGTCCGCGGTGTACAATGTTTTTGCCATTCTGTTGGCATCAGGCGCGTTTGTCAAGGTCCGTATCCCACCGGCGTATGCTGGTCTGGGTGAGATTGTCAGCGTAGTTCCAGTCATTGCGGCtgccatgaccatgttgcTCAAGAAGTCCAAGGTGTCCGCTCCCAGGGCCTAA
- a CDS encoding C6 transcription factor (similar to Cordyceps militaris CM01 XP_006673899.1) has protein sequence MSSTNSASANNTGGKISRACDACRVRKVKCNGDQPCAQCAHLNLACIFAPAPPKRKPGVRGRLVAQLRNKSSNSGASNSSISQTTVTSPSPVKSGSASGDVSSAGSSPTAGVIPVTSIAGIVDNPTSSPRSEQPFTIGGCGFSHDFFLGLLPEFEDLVYPVNPVLTPTEIRTAIYNMHNNYEDAALVHAYATVTINLTKTSWTMNGCDVASQMTTLMQYCLWAHRKAEMGRESDGYTGGLQGEMPVTVKRIMTCIWLEISLMAFKRFDRSYTILREAISMVQMLNMHQYCEGDTRLSHTELTRRQRMYWEVYIHERFLFIMSGFPCTMIRLRTGLPFHDDTLPTHVAVGWNRLILLFQNMDDAFLSYWAAQHVPNPILPEITSQWIESKQAQLDQDEADALKAEQEMITAGYGTLIELQHVDLFITRLWLRTLVWQLALSQGLLRSTPTQNTHEGLSLHFPAQRLSAQLRSLVSRLKSISSVVFHGSGILQKLFEITSTVADVLALPRGTGQTEEESRARLEDFFYLVSFIFSFERTQKHQRDYLREKLEVLEKMYTVVDFRALAGASPSSAGDAYESISRAT, from the coding sequence ATGAGCAGCACGAACAGCGCCTCTGCTAATAACACGGGAGGCAAGATTTCGCGAGCCTGTGACGCCTGTCGAGTCAGAAAGGTAAAATGCAACGGTGATCAGCCTTGCGCGCAATGCGCTCATCTTAATCTGGCTTGCATTTTTGCACCAGCGCCGCCAAAGCGCAAGCCTGGTGTTCGGGGCCGCCTCGTCGCTCAACTGCGAAACAAATCGTCCAACAGCGGAGCGAGTAACTCATCAATATCACAGACGACAGTAACGTCGCCCTCACCGGTCAAGAGTGGTTCGGCAAGCGGCGATGTTTCGTCCGCCGGGTCATCGCCAACGGCAGGCGTTATTCCTGTGACCTCAATAGCGGGCATCGTCGACAATCCAACGAGCAGCCCGCGATCAGAGCAACCGTTTACAATTGGGGGATGCGGGTTCTCACATGACTTCTTTCTTGGACTGTTACCTGAGTTTGAAGACCTGGTGTATCCTGTCAACCCTGTCCTGACGCCTACCGAGATTCGAACAGCCATATATAACATGCACAACAACTACGAAGATGCTGCTCTAGTACATGCCTACGCAACGGTAACAATCAACCTCACCAAGACATCGTGGACCATGAATGGATGCGATGTAGCTTCACAAATGACCACCTTGATGCAGTACTGTCTTTGGGCACATCGGAAAGCAGAAATGGGCAGAGAAAGCGACGGATACACCGGGGGTTTGCAAGGGGAAATGCCAGTTACGGTCAAGCGTATCATGACGTGCATCTGGCTTGAGATAAGTCTCATGGCGTTTAAGCGATTCGACCGCAGTTACACCATTCTCCGGGAGGCAATCAGCATGGTCCAGATGCTCAACATGCATCAATACTGCGAAGGTGATACCCGTCTGTCTCACACAGAGCTGACTCGGCGTCAACGTATGTACTGGGAGGTATATATTCACGAACGCTTTTTATTCATCATGTCCGGTTTCCCTTGTACTATGATCCGTCTACGCACGGGTCTGCCCTTTCATGATGACACCCTCCCCACTCATGTTGCAGTCGGATGGAACCGCCTTATCCTGCTCTTCCAAAACATGGACGATGCTTTTCTCAGCTACTGGGCTGCTCAGCATGTTCCTAACCCCATTCTTCCGGAAATCACATCACAATGGATCGAAAGCAAACAAGCACAGCTTGatcaagacgaagcagatGCACTGaaagcagaacaagaaatGATAACAGCTGGATACGGCACCCTCATCGAACTTCAACATGTCGACTTATTCATCACACGCCTATGGCTCCGAACCCTAGTATGGCAACTCGCTCTCTCACAAGGCCTTCTTCGCTCCACGCCGACGCAGAACACGCACGAAGGCCTGTCCCTGCATTTTCCTGCGCAACGTCTCTCCGCACAACTCCGCAGCCTTGTGTCACGCTTGAAAAGTATATCCAGCGTTGTATTTCATGGAAGTGGTATCCTCCAAAAATTATTCGAAATTACAAGCACAGTCGCAGATGTCTTGGCTCTGCCTCGAGGAACTGGCCAGACAGAGGAGGAGTCACGGGCAAGATTGGAGGATTTCTTCTATCTGGTAAGCTTTATATTCAGTTTTGAAAGGACGCAGAAGCATCAAAGGGATTATTTACGGGAGAAGCTCGAAGTGCTGGAGAAGATGTATACCGTCGTGGATTTTAGGGCGTTGGCGGGCGCAAGTCCATCGTCTGCGGGAGATGCTTATGAATCGATATCTAGAGCTACGTGA
- a CDS encoding peptidase S1/S6, chymotrypsin/Hap, active site protein (similar to Metarhizium robertsii ARSEF 23 XP_007824951.1), whose product MLLASAAVLVSAVAPAVLAGATPFGGIPSVGVLYTSDVKKHFCSASVIQSKDGNVVLTAGHCISGNGKGIRFAPGYHDGATPYGTYPVEAAYVHANWNKNHDINYDFAFLKLGKGTHGGKSVNVQQVTGGNKLVTNAGYKQSVQVVGYNDGEQKPVHCQVGTYEAKAGQLGFNCGPFKGGTSGSPWMASYNAKTKHGNVIGNIGGWHTGGCSDKTSYSSKYGAGTLQVFNRANAGGRGDSVKGGASSGC is encoded by the coding sequence ATGCTTCTagcttctgctgctgtgcTTGTCTCGGCCGTTGCGCCAGCCGTCTTAGCCGGCGCCACTCCCTTTGGCGGCATCCCATCCGTAGGTGTACTCTACACCAGCGACGTCAAGAAGCACTTCTGCTCTGCGAGCGTCATCCAAAGCAAGGACGGCAACGTCGTCCTCACAGCCGGTCACTGCAtcagcggcaatggcaagggGATCCGCTTCGCCCCCGGATATCACGACGGTGCTACTCCCTATGGCACGTACCCCGTCGAAGCGGCCTACGTCCACGCCAACTGGAACAAGAACCACGACATCAACTAtgactttgccttcttgaagcttggcaagGGCACCCACGGTGGCAAGTCTGTCAATGTGCAGCAGGTCACTGGCGGCAACAAGCTCGTCACCAATGCCGGGTACAAACAGTCGGTCCAGGTTGTCGGGTACAATGATGGAGAGCAGAAGCCTGTTCACTGCCAGGTCGGCACGtacgaggccaaggctggacAGCTGGGCTTTAACTGTGGTCCCTTTAAGGGCGGCACCAGCGGCTCACCCTGGATGGCCAGCTATAATGCGAAAACCAAGCATGGAAACGTTATTGGAAACATTGGCGGCTGGCACACCGGTGGCTGTTCGGACAAGACCTCATACTCGTCCAAGTATGGCGCTGGCACTCTGCAGGTGTTTAACCGTGCTAATGCGGGAGGTCGTGGTGATAGTGTCAAGGGTGGTGCTTCCAGCGGCTGCTAA
- a CDS encoding pisatin demethylase (similar to Verticillium alfalfae VaMs.102 XP_003003967.1), with translation MAISSVNMYICLAIPAVLSWLAATTYYQYRRLKHIPGPKSAGLSIWWFLRVTLRGRTHLELHEVCEKYGSIARVGPRDLVTSDPKLALHMLSVRSQYTRSAWYNGLQFEPGKNNIVSVRDDIIHNNIRSKMAGGYSGKEVEHLEEKIDSSVKNLIRLLDSYIANNKPFDIARKIQYFALDVISDLAFGEPFGDLASDSDIHNIVSDFETYLPYLIVSTVMSWMIPVMGLPIFRPLMPSKHDVLGVGRLMGIAKTVAAERYGPKKRVQRDMVGSFVARGLSQQQTESEIAAQIVAGSDTTATGIRSTLLNIITNPRVLSKLREEINAAKLSWPIAKDSEIRQMPYLQATIREGLRLFPPVSGFMSKEVPIDGDCWNGITFPAGTRIGFSMVGILRQRHVWGEDANEFRPERWFDATPDMEATIGLVFGGGKWGCLGKNVAQIEMNKVIVEILRRFDVTLVDATRPWKCFNYGVFLQSEFWVRAYRREHVPGT, from the exons ATGGCGATTTCGAGTGTGAACATGTACATTTGTTTGGCGATACCAGCAGTATTGTCTTGGTTAGCAGCAACGACATACTACCAATATCGTCGATTAAAGCACATACCTGGACCGAAGAGTGCCGGACTCTCAATATGGTGGTTTCTGCGGGTTACTCTTCGCGGGAGAACACATCTGGAGTTGCATGAAGTTTGCGAGAAGTATG GCTCAATTGCAAGAGTCGGTCCAAGAGACTTGGTGACAAGCGATCCCAAACTGGCCCTGCATATGCTCAGTGTTCGGTCGCAATACACCCGCTCAGCCTGGTACAACGGCTTGCAATTTGAGCCCGGAAAGAACAATATCGTTTCTGTAAGAGACGATATAATACATAACAATATTCGCTCCAAAATGGCTGGCGGG TACTCGGGCAAAGAAGTTGAACATCTGGAAGAAAAGATTGACAGCTCCGTCAAGAATTTGATACGACTGCTGGACTCGTacatcgccaacaacaaaccGTTTGACATTGCTCGCAAGATACAGTACTTTGCGCTGGATGTTATTTCGGACTTGGCTTTTGGCGAACCATTCGGCGACCTTGCTTCAGATTCTGACATCCACAACATCGTGTCGGATTTTGAGACGTATTTACCGTATCTGATAGTCTCTACGGTCATGTCGTGGATGATACCGGTTATGGGACTGCCCATTTTCAGACCTCTTATGCCGTCAAAGCACGATGTTCTTGGCGTTGGTCGCCTGATGGG AATTGCCAAAACTGTGGCAGCTGAGCGGTATGGACCGAAGAAAAGGGTCCAGAGGGACATGGTCGGCTCATTCGTAGCAAGGGGATTGAGTCAACAGCAGACTGAGTCTGAGATTGCTGCACAAAT TGTCGCCGGCTCCGACACCACCGCAACCGGCATTCGATCCACGTtgctcaacatcatcaccaatcCTCGCGTCCTCTCCAAACTTCGCGAGGAAATCAACGCAGCAAAGTTAAGTTGGCCCATCGCCAAGGACAGCGAGATACGCCAAATGCCCTACCTGCAAGCCACCATCCGCGAAGGTCTGCGCCTGTTCCCCCCCGTGTCGGGATTCATGTCCAAGGAAGTTCCCATCGACGGCGACTGCTGGAACGGCATCACATTCCCCGCCGGAACAAGAATAGGATTCAGCATGGTTGGCATCCTGCGGCAACGTCACGTCTGGGGCGAGGACGCGAACGAGTTTCGGCCGGAGAGGTGGTTCGATGCAACGCCTGATATGGAGGCGACGATTGGTCTTGTGTTTGGAGGAGGGAAATGGGGGTGTCTGGGGAAGAATGTTGCTCAGATTGAGATGAACAAGGTTATTGTGGAG ATCTTGAGGCGCTTTGATGTGACGTTGGTGGatgcaacaaggccatggaaGTGTTTCAACTATGGTGTCTTTTTGCAGTCAGAGTTTTGGGTGCGTGCGTATCGCCGAGAACATGTGCCTGGGACTTAG
- a CDS encoding amidohydrolase (similar to Colletotrichum gloeosporioides Nara gc5 XP_007279361.1) — MTRRLEQRLPQTTTQDPTPSPSPAPLQRPFYSLSLGTTITPPAQPPPSDNISKKLIYTIIKADLLIPGADDPIPNAALVTQDKLIVWVGRQDAIPSTYTDSSRKTYSVPYLMPGLWDCHAHLMAGSDEEDTWPAYMGFVANDPVACGARLARICWELLQSGYTSVRDLAGYGCEMANAINEGTIPGPNIYGSGACLSQLAGHGDVFSLPAGDVLLNLGVGQIRPGHFATKPSCIVNGEEECRLGVRLQIRRGAKCIKILASGGVMSSDDNPTYAQFSPRELEAMIDEAQRFNRSVAAHVHGKPGIMAAVKAGVTTVEHVSFADDECIQLIKEKNVVYVATREVIELLLSMLDQLPQKNRDKVRLIAEDHMNAYKAAVKAGVIIALGTDATGTPGMAREFEWAVKAGLSNLEAIRAGTANGPLTVKGQAPRTGQLKVGYEADFIGVVENPVLDVRVLQRRENIKWVWKGGRIFKGPGVGPWGEDS; from the coding sequence ATGACAAGACGACTTGAGCAACGCCTCCCACAAACCACAACCCAAGatccaactccatcaccatctcccgCTCCCCTCCAAAGACCCTTCTACTCCCTCAGCCTAGGCACAACCATAACCCCCCCGGCCCAACCACCTCCCTCAgacaacatctccaagaaaCTCATctacaccatcatcaaagcAGACCTCCTCATTCCCGGCGCCGACGACCCCATCCCCAACGCCGCTCTCGTCACCCAAGACAAACTCATAGTCTGGGTAGGCCGTCAAGATGCCATCCCCAGCACATACACCGACAGCTCCCGCAAAACCTACTCAGTCCCATACCTCATGCCCGGCCTGTGGGACTGCCACGCCCACCTCATGGCGGGCagtgacgaagaagacacCTGGCCCGCGTACATGGGCTTCGTGGCCAACGACCCCGTTGCGTGCGGTGCAAGACTCGCCCGCATCTGCTGGGAGCTACTCCAGAGCGGGTATACCTCCGTACGCGACCTAGCCGGCTATGGGTGCGAAATGGCAAACGCCATCAACGAGGGAACGATTCCAGGACCGAACATCTACGGCTCCGGCGCGTGTCTAAGCCAACTCGCTGGTCATGGGGACGTCTTCTCCCTCCCGGCGGGGGATGTGCTTCTCAATCTGGGCGTTGGCCAGATCCGCCCAGGACACTTCGCCACAAAACCTAgctgcatcgtcaacggtgaagaagaatgccgTCTGGGTGTGAGGCTGCAAATTCGCCGTGGAGCAAAGTGCATCAAGATCCTCGCCTCGGGGGGCGTCATGTCCAGCGACGATAACCCGACATACGCGCAGTTCAGTCCCCGTGAGCTAGAAGCCATGATTGACGAGGCTCAGCGGTTCAATCGTTCAGTGGCAGCCCACGTCCACGGTAAACCGGGCATTATGGCTGCTGTAAAGGCAGGTGTCACGACAGTAGAGCATGTGTCGTTCGCAGACGACGAGTGCATCCAGCTtatcaaggagaagaatgTAGTGTACGTAGCTACCAGAGAGGTCATCGAGCTGCTTCTCTCGATGCTCGACCAGTTACCACAGAAGAACAGAGACAAGGTCCGTCTCATTGCGGAGGATCACATGAACGCTTACAAAGCTGCTGTGAAGGCGGGCGTCATTATTGCGCTGGGCACAGATGCAACTGGTACGCCGGGCATGGCGCGGGAGTTTGAGTGGGCTGTCAAGGCCGGGCTGTCGAACTTGGAGGCTATTAGGGCGGGTACTGCGAATGGGCCGTTGACCGTGAAGGGCCAGGCGCCTAGGACGGGGCAGTTGAAGGTGGGATATGAGGCTGATTTTATaggtgttgttgagaatCCGGTGCTGGATGTGAGGGTTTTGCAGAGGAGGGAGAATATTAAGTGGGTGTGGAAGGGGGGCAGGATATTCAAAGGGCCGGGTGTAGGTCCTTGGGGTGAGGATTCGTAG